A stretch of Endozoicomonas sp. SCSIO W0465 DNA encodes these proteins:
- a CDS encoding sulfite exporter TauE/SafE family protein, with translation MEVTIASSAILITLGVLAGIINTLAGGGSNLTLPALMVMGMPADIANASNRVGIFLQSLTGAIGFKQHNRLETTEILPMMIPTLVGGLMGALTASFSPEWILKPMLLGAMVIMSLIMVLRPTLVVPPEGTVPLKVADSPKSRTGLTIAGFYGGFVQAGVGFILLAAVCGVLRYDLVRGNALKLVCTLAFTMVALIVFIARDQIAWIPALILSVGYITGAHFSVKFAIKAKSDTLKKLLLVMTICGCFSAMSF, from the coding sequence ATGGAAGTGACGATAGCATCATCCGCAATACTGATCACACTGGGCGTACTGGCCGGCATAATCAACACCCTGGCGGGCGGGGGTTCCAACCTGACGCTGCCAGCCCTGATGGTCATGGGCATGCCGGCTGATATCGCCAATGCCAGTAACCGGGTTGGCATTTTTCTACAGAGCCTGACCGGAGCCATTGGCTTCAAGCAACATAATCGTCTGGAAACTACCGAAATTTTGCCGATGATGATTCCCACTCTGGTGGGAGGCCTGATGGGAGCACTGACTGCATCTTTCAGTCCGGAGTGGATATTAAAGCCCATGTTGCTGGGCGCCATGGTCATCATGAGCCTGATTATGGTATTGCGGCCTACATTGGTTGTTCCTCCAGAGGGGACGGTGCCATTAAAAGTTGCCGACTCACCAAAATCCCGGACTGGCCTGACCATAGCCGGATTCTATGGCGGCTTTGTACAGGCTGGTGTTGGCTTTATTCTGCTGGCAGCGGTATGTGGCGTGCTCCGTTACGACCTGGTGCGCGGCAATGCCTTGAAACTGGTCTGCACGCTGGCTTTTACGATGGTGGCCCTGATCGTCTTTATTGCCCGTGATCAGATAGCCTGGATTCCGGCACTGATTTTGTCTGTTGGCTATATTACCGGAGCCCACTTTTCGGTGAAGTTTGCCATTAAGGCCAAATCCGACACACTGAAAAAGCTGTTGCTGGTCATGACCATTTGTGGGTGTTTTTCAGCGATGTCTTTTTAA